One bacterium DNA segment encodes these proteins:
- a CDS encoding methyltransferase domain-containing protein, translating to MPINHARSVAKHFDERSRAYAESVSTFQGDTLGLIARVAEPRPTDLVLDAGSGPGFVAHALAKSVRVAVGLDLSLEMGRAASRRAAERSITRFHPTVGDLQIMPLGNESIDLIVSRFAMHHCPEVEIALSEMRRVGRRGGSLVICDTAAPEAPDVARRMNEIEKMRDPSHVRNLSHSEWKALLERCGFEVDWTEQSRIVLEFHNWVERAATPASSVAELRRTFESPPADFRDAFEIIDEGDCIFFSWPVSLLRGIKPAD from the coding sequence ATGCCGATTAACCACGCCAGAAGCGTTGCTAAGCATTTCGACGAACGGTCGCGCGCGTATGCCGAAAGCGTTTCGACCTTTCAGGGAGACACACTGGGACTGATCGCGCGAGTAGCCGAGCCGCGCCCCACCGACCTTGTGCTAGACGCCGGGTCCGGCCCCGGATTTGTAGCCCACGCGCTGGCCAAGTCGGTGCGGGTTGCCGTTGGACTCGATCTGTCGCTGGAGATGGGACGCGCGGCGTCTCGACGAGCTGCGGAACGCTCGATAACTAGATTTCACCCAACCGTCGGGGACCTCCAGATAATGCCGTTGGGCAATGAATCGATCGACCTCATCGTCAGCCGCTTTGCGATGCACCATTGCCCTGAAGTCGAAATCGCGCTCTCGGAAATGCGGCGGGTAGGCCGCCGCGGCGGGAGTCTGGTTATCTGCGACACCGCCGCGCCCGAAGCGCCCGATGTCGCGCGGCGCATGAACGAGATTGAGAAAATGCGCGATCCATCACACGTCAGAAACCTGAGCCACTCCGAGTGGAAGGCGTTGCTGGAAAGGTGCGGATTCGAGGTGGATTGGACGGAGCAGTCGCGCATAGTCCTGGAGTTCCACAACTGGGTCGAACGAGCCGCTACTCCCGCGAGCTCCGTAGCCGAGCTGCGGCGAACGTTCGAGTCGCCGCCCGCCGATTTTCGGGACGCCTTCGAAATCATTGACGAAGGCGACTGCATCTTCTTCTCATGGCCGGTTAGCCTACTGAGAGGAATCAAGCCCGCCGACTGA